DNA from Phaeodactylum tricornutum CCAP 1055/1 PHATR_bd_33x35 genomic scaffold, whole genome shotgun sequence:
TTTTATCTAGTATTCCTTGTACATCACCAAATTTTTGTTGTATTTTACTTTTCGCGTATCGGTAATAGGTCAATCACAGCGGGTAGATTTGAAGGTGATCACCAGGCCAGGCCTCTTACTATTGATCCTCGGAAAACTTTACGACAAGAATATGGTCGATGAGCTCTACGGAATTCGTGAAACAAGCCGTGGAAAACGTTGAACAAGACTGGCATGAAATCGGAAGGGCCTTACATTAAGCAATTGTGCTTTGTCTCCGAAGTCGACCAGTAATCGCCCCGAGTTAGATATATCTGCTATTCTCGATCCTGATTGCactaactatttccagtcacagattGGATATATTGTgatgggcagttgaacttGGTCAATGTGTGAAGTGTCTTCATTGTCCGCGCGAGGAACATTTCACTGCtgttttcaaaatcattgaggaaattcgctaaatgggtgctaagaccctgccaaatccactaaatgggtgcttaACCTCTGCACATGCCATTTTTGCTGAATGTGATCTTGTTTCTTACAAGCAAATTTTCAATGGAAAATACTCTCTTGAATAAAATCATAAGCCTGAGAAATTGAGACAATATCTCAAGAGCATCAAATcatgtcaactggaatgacagttttgagtactgGTTTGCGtgatggcgcgcactacttgggtcgtggcacccaaggcaagcctgtcaaaactaatcttgtgtgtttggccacaaatcccgacacggatggttttggacaggcgcaatcccagctgagtattcagaaacatgatgtgactgttttgggactTGACCGTagccatgctaaggagcatggtaactatgatgaatgtgcccacggtgccgtgtataacgCCGTGGAGGGTCGCGAAAtaagcaccagatttcgtaaaacgctccaaattacactccaaatcaccacactgcatgatcaccagtcttctctggtgttagcctacTCTATCTGCAAAAAAACATCCGTGGTCAATGCTGTTCGCTTCCTACATTGTAGATGCAAACAGGGTGCCATGAGTGttttctgttgtaaaatttgaagaaagaaaaattctctactagctagaagctGTATAAAGGgcaagtccattttggcctatactgactgttcacagttgtatgtaagcaacacaaagcGCAGACGCGActtacggaagaacgaccAACTGTGAAAGttgtttgccagacgtcagcaagttagttatccctgtggagtaactttcaccgtttttgaatctcagtgggaattttttggatcccagtgggatgggttaagtaaaaaatgaatccctgtgtaaagataaaatatcCATTCATGCATAAGTTTACTACACAGcgatctccttttccttaggaAAACCGAAACACTGAACTGCTGTCTTTGCAGTGTTGCGAGTAACTTACCTTAACACCTTCGTTATTCTGGGAATAGTGCATTAGCTCCTTTTTACGTCTTGTACGTACCtgaccctaaccctaacccttCTGGGAATAGTGCATTAGCTCCTTTTTACGTCTTGTACGTACCTGACCCTAACCCATAGGGATTACTAATGTTGTCGCACTGTGTACTGGTCGAGTATGCTTGCTTAGCCGCTTGTCTGAATTCACCTACCATCTTCTGCCCGATCCTGATATTAGCGTGTCCGATGGATCTTCTCTTGTCTGCCCGACGCTTATCCGTTTGTCCAACACTTTGGAGTCTCTATATGGTCAATACTggtctgacatggatttaggatgagtctgttaggtggaaaagtagatttatcaccaatccaaaagaattacttagacaagagacaaaccatgttgaagattccagagcaattacttattgaaaagacaaactatgttgaagatcccggagcagttacctacgcaaaagacaaaccaacttgaagatcccggagcaattacttagaaatagtttttggataaaatgtatacagctaggtatacccctagttctctgggatcttcctgcccttaggtgttggcaaaatatcagttgtattgggtcactctatctgtgacaagaggaaaccttgcttggctgctatccgtcgcaaacaacgctttccatttccctAGCCATaatgggagtgaccaagagagttgcagatgcaggcagtgtgggggacaagtaaaaccaaatagaatccacaataaaaatagtacaggatacaacagatatcaaaatacaaccaacatgtgtgtagaacagctatagatagtacaaacactcaaaaaaTGCGTAACAGTATgctaactttaaaaagacaagttgattttgttcctgaagtgcaagcagtgtctccattttgtagcgTGGTAGCGTTTGTAGTGTATTTGCAAACTTGGTGCACACTGCTCGCGTTGAGCTTTATCCCAGCCTTATTCCAattttgttcgacatcatttaaaccctgtcgcaaactttcttttgcggaactcctGTTCCCTCTGTGCCGCTTCCCCTTGCTCCTTGAAATCgcgtcgaagatattgcgcctgggatcttccactccggtacggttttcccactttgccatgtgcaaaggccagaaatcctccaaagcggacaattgctgcaccgactacattaatgccttgtccgtggcagcttgttggagttgctcgctagacctcttcctaatgggtgtgcctatcatttgaatgttgaagttgttttggttgcatgactgtgaaaattagaaatttccaaatgttggacggaccgtgaggttttggatgttgcatcatacactgtcactgccagccagaaattttgattaggcgggtgtttcggtagggtgttttcacagcgtcactttacattagtaaggatttgaaaaagattttattgctttagaaaagaagtattgttctccgggttaaccaagagggtttacttatgttgttggacactgaacccagaggaattacttacaacatcggacagtgaactgggagggaatacttatatgtcgcactgtgaactcagagggaatatttatatgtcgcactgtgaactcagagggttaacttatgaggagtttttagatagattttatacatcattgtaggaaagtactactctgggttctccctccccttaggatGAAGTTTATACAGCCAGGCATACCCTTACTTctccgggatcttcctgcccttaggtatccctgtgcagtaactacaaccctatttgatatcccagtgcaatttgttgatatcccagtgcaattgCTTATATAAAATGTGATCCCAGTGTAAAATTAAAATACGCATTCATGTTtatttttacaacacccggatatcTTTTTCCTTAGGGAGTACGGcgatatcccagtgtaaagataaaatattcATGTCtatttttacaacacccggatattgTTTTCCTTAGGGACCGAAAGCTGACATGGAGTaactttacagttaaccctttttgaatcccAGTGGGAATTTTTCGGATCCCAGTGGGACTTGTTcagtaaaaaatgaatccctgtgtaaagataaaatatacATTCATGATTAAATTTACTACACtgggatctccttttccttagggTACGTAGCCGCATGTAGCACAAATCTGTCAATCTTGACCACTGACCCCGTTAGCGGTTTGTGTGCCCCGGCTACTATCCGCCTCCTAGTCCGGCTAGTGACCAGCTTGTAAGCTAGCCACCGGTCACCATGTGGGGTTTCGCTCCACGAAGTTCCCGCCTATAAGGCTTCGACTCAGATGTTACTCCAATGTGGTCATActcttcatcgtcattgTATGATATTCCCAGTCGAAACCCCGACGTTTTGTACGGTGCACCACATCTCTCTTCTGACGCACCGGTTTCCCTACATCTAAGTTCATATCCATCACTAACCGTCCTGGGCAATGATAGCGGAAGCGGAGCGGAAGCAAACTTTAATCCGGCGTATACTGCTGTGGTTACCAGCAATAATCCTACCGCATACAAGCATTGGCTGTTGTAGCTAACCACTTGGCCGTATATCGGTAGCTCCTGCTCTCCTACCGTAACGTTCCGCACCCCGTTCGCGAGCAGAGCTAGAGCAACGGTCACATACCGCCGTGGACTTCTCTGCGTCATTATCTCGTCGATACCAAACCAATCCGGCGTAAAGTTTTCTGAAAATACGTATCCCTGCGATGTCTGGCTAGCTGCCCAACATGGTATGTTCTCACGATCAGTGCCGTAACGCCCCCCAGCGACTGTGTCTAATGCGCACACGGCTCTTACAAAGACTGCGCACTTTGTTTTACCTGACAATGTCAAACCGGCCATCTCCGCCAATTGAGAGGCACAACTACTTGCGAAGTCCGATATTACACGTACACGTGTGTATTGTTGGGACGTCCCGTTCACTAATTCAATCCCCATTGGATCAAGTATCCTGCTCTCAGTGGTGAAAAGAGACGAAGAAATCCTCGTCGATGATGTGTTTAACCTCATCGGAGCCGCAGTCTGCACGTTGGCGTCTTCTATCCATGTAGGGTACGGTATTAGGCCGACTTCCCTAATCCCCCATGGGTTGTCGGTTTCTTCCGCGTACCAAGTTGGTTGGCTATTTTCACACGTTGTCAAGGGGATGTCAGACATGTTTAATCCATATCTGTCTTCGCGGACGGGGTCCCTGTAGAGTGCCGCGTAGCTCACTGAGGTCGTTGCCACATGTGCGCAGACCGCTGATGACTTGGTATGCAAAGCGAAGGGCCTATCAAACCTGGCACCTACTAGTGTTGTTGTGACGTGTTCGCCTCTTGCCACCCCCTCCCATACTGCGTCGGGCCCAAAAAACACTGGCTCTTCGGGTGTGAGTCCCGGGTATGTACCGCTTAAGACCTCTTCCGCCAATGCCCTGTCCAGGCGTACAATTTTCTCACAATCTCCCTCGCAAA
Protein-coding regions in this window:
- a CDS encoding predicted protein, with amino-acid sequence MTFFGTLPPALVVFTVDVVFQLLVVATISLGASATYGLRKLSVFKGNSVTTDQESTLQTVAKSLRSPTKWNFMFSLLSVSMVTIAFVPGLFQLGLEVTEGVTGTTAGVTRVIGKGRIFSVLPQFPSNDGLCEGDCEKIVRLDRALAEEVLSGTYPGLTPEEPVFFGPDAVWEGVARGEHVTTTLVGARFDRPFALHTKSSAVCAHVATTSVSYAALYRDPVREDRYGLNMSDIPLTTCENSQPTWYAEETDNPWGIREVGLIPYPTWIEDANVQTAAPMRLNTSSTRISSSLFTTESRILDPMGIELVNGTSQQYTRVRVISDFASSCASQLAEMAGLTLSGKTKCAVFVRAVCALDTVAGGRYGTDRENIPCWAASQTSQGYVFSENFTPDWFGIDEIMTQRSPRRYVTVALALLANGVRNVTVGEQELPIYGQVVSYNSQCLYAVGLLLVTTAVYAGLKFASAPLPLSLPRTVSDGYELRCRETGASEERCGAPYKTSGFRLGISYNDDEEYDHIGVTSESKPYRRELRGAKPHMVTGG